One Nicotiana tomentosiformis chromosome 1, ASM39032v3, whole genome shotgun sequence genomic window, CCCCACATTACTATTTCaccaacatggcttcaaaatcCCACGTTTGCCACAATAACACCTTGGTGCGCCATTGCGTCCAAACATTTCTTAATGCaggaaaaatgaaaaatttatggAAACGTTTTCTATTTGTTTGGTTAAGcacaaataataactaaaatacaCTAGGCATTTATAGGCAAGATAaaacacataacgcatattggtggcGCTCTATGTTtcacgtgataatgattctttagggtacaaggcAACTTTATCAGAACAataactttttcaggtcgacaagacaatacacataacgtatATTGGTGGCGCGttatgtttcgcgtgataatgattctttagggtacaagacaACTTTTCTAGAACTGTAGCTTTtgcaggtcgacaagacaatacacataacgcatattggtggcACGCTATGCTTcgtgtgataatgattctttcgggTATAAGACAACTTCTTAAACTGAACCAAGACATCTGTATTCAAAGACCATTTGAAGAAACATTACAACATCCATTTAAAAAATGCCACTAACATTAAATAAGTGGTTCAAAAAGAGGCAAAAGGGGAAGGTAGTTCAACAGATTCCCATGGATCACGTCTTAACTTTATCGATCCTTACCTTGAAAAAGATATGGTAGGTTGCTATACTAatttggttgatgacaagtggtatggaGTTCTGCGAACCTTGAaaaataagcctatcaatatacacactgatctcaaagttgcagggcacattattgagggcAAAGTGCATTGCacaaagcctgaaggtatgcgaatttggggctaaaaactacaatgggttcccctttactcaaaacgatgtgattatgaagtactatgtCGCTGGCATGGGCTTGTTGTACCACAAGCATTGTTTGCAACCTTCCAAAtaaacacacacaaagatgaaccagaagtgatTCGGCATTTGATGAAAGAGATtttagagatggaaaaggcactagCTGTTTATCATGCAATGGATGATCTTAACTTCCTGAGAGGAACGGAGGATCAGTACTGCGATTTATTAGAGAATGAGAAATTGTATAGAGACAATGATTATCCTGTTTTCCCAACAGTTGCTGGgtgggagggactacctaagtttctaccacagATGTTGGACGTAGGAGTCTCATATTGTTGTAAAAATAAAGCAAGCGGTCTTATAGATGATAGCGATGAAATACGAAAAATATATGTCAACTGGGGTCTAGATTATGATGCTCTCAGTCCCAAAGGGTACGTATACGatgttgacgaagaagatgaagacagtGACAATAAAATAGTGCCAGACAACGACGATAATGGCGAATgacaattattattttttcttggggtgtatgttaaattgttgtactgaagtattaatgcTAAATATCGGTTAGATTTAATCCCAATGGAAACAtaaatttatttcatatattttgcTAGCTGAACATATACATACAATTATTACAACAAATTATTGCAACAAAACACTATGTGTATCCTTCATAATTGGGCATATTGAATGAACTTCCACCGGGAGCTGAATTACCACCACtacccaaaccagctgaaggacatttatgATGGTCTTGTCCTGTTTGTGAGCATATGCCACATTTACGCGCATAAACAGTATCACTAACATCCATTTGGTTTTGTATACGCGTTCTTTTTTTCACTTGTCGTTGACGCACATACTCCttattacacaccattttaaatggttccggcgaCCAATAatctcagcacccactggctgctgtccactataggtgtttaagtatgcaacaATAGTATATTCTTTATCAAAGTACCTCGTTGCCGCGAAacatgtatgttgaaagcacttcatggcatgtgagcacgacaTGTGATAGATGGACCATTTTCCATAGGAGCATAACCTTCTGGCTTCAttgacggtgtgtgtattattcccccggTTGTGATGAATAGCAGTGCGAACTTTAAAAATAtcaatactgcaaaaatgaatgccactGTTCTCGCTTcttgtatttctcaaatcttttcattggtattggcataaattcaacacccctttccatcaatgacgatgcacctctcGATCTTttaacaaacctctccgccatctgcttgaatgataTCCGCACCATGGAAGTGACAtgcaatccacgtgcagacttcaataatccgttgaaagactctgacacatttgtagtcagaattccccatctcctgccaccatccgcatgcaaagtccacttgtcaagctcatgtcgcatcaacccaCTATAGGCTCCTTGGTCTTCTTGCCTAATCAATTACATTCGCCTCCTgcatttacactcttggtgatctgttgcagccatccacattaaatcatataAGTCCTTGTTCGGATAAGCCCTCTGGAAGCTGGCCTTCAAGTTCCTAACACaataacggtggtaggcatacggttcctgccatgcacACAAATTCTGTACATAACTTAAAATACCGCCATGCCGATAAGATATTAGACAAGTACCTGAACGTTGtctgacaacgtgctccttcaagtggttcaaaaataatgtccacgtctcttggcttttattggcacaaatagcaaatgctaggggaaatatacttccattagcatctactgcaatggCGATCAACACTTAATATCATATTTttcatagacatgagtgtcgtctatggatattaccggccgagaatgcacaaaaccatcaatggctggtttaaatgcccagaacacatatctgaatatgtgTTATGGTATTCCTgaactccgctcaagcttccattcaacaacaatcctggggttaaagtgttgcaatgcgtccatgtacctgggtagagaggcaaaagacttatcccagttaccataaacaatttcaaacacaTTTGCGCCtaagaaatgcctttcttttggtaatggtacatctATATACCTGGTGGatagatgttatacactctttaatcttgtaccttatggatgcTTCAATGTGTGAAATCAAGATAAAAAAAATCAAGTCAACATTTAAGTTAAAATAATTCCTACTGAATGTGttcatttcacaattgtgggtgccaatgtatttacccacaacccacatatttgttttcagcttcctcgcacgcagcatccaattacaacccgtaaaccatctacgacaaCTCACCTTGTATAAGTCCAGAGATaactcatgaaccacgatctcacgacactcttttatgatGTACATTCGCACTGCCCTGCATAGGCGTactttatcagcaaaaagcatgccctttgacagtttgctctagattcatcccacattgctgtccgaatttcatcaagatcccttgtgagggcagcCACATTcagcatacttggcaaatgatcaaggtagggaatctcccttgaatgaaatgacacgtgggactcgtacactcttggtctaacatgaggtggagcatgctccctcatCAAATCAGGTTCAACATTCTCGCCctcatcatcatcaccctcatcagtgAAGgttgtgtcatctccagactcatcagcattgttgtcataatcactattctctttctaactctgcgcatctgccagatcccgattaaatatgtcatcttcgggcaattgagtaaggacaggaccttcaaATTACTCGTTTTTACTGCACaatcaataaaataatgagtttctcaaattgatccaaactttacatataaactttatcactttaCTTACAActcataatgtgttgatatcccatgatgcacattatcctgttgatgatgactcccggatggaccaccataatccaacacaccaaaactaggcatattccaactggtcgttggttcataacttgtaaaattcatatctggccggtactcCCTGGGGAATaaatgagtgttaatacaaattcaatacataaaaataaacatcaTAACACAGAGgaaaattaaagtttaccactcggcttgtggattatgtaaacttgggggagaaattatttcctcgctcctcattcgcccgtggagataagtttagatcaggccaaactctttcatccggaacctgttcagctaaaactgctccaaaataaccactcgatgattgagggatatctCTATTTTGtggaacctcattattgcgaacatcttcagccttgacgtacatttctaaTATTTTTATCACCAGAAATTCCTGGTGTTCATAcgaagtcctcaaaaaatctctcaaagtttcatcgtcttcgatgttaaactcagcataacaaacaaccccttgcggagtaacagaatacgtatatcttccggttactttaatattcaccgaacATTTGCTCAtacttatttttttatataaaaacgataccaatgtatcgtactccattgtaagtggcaacttaacatgacactgtggagaacaactatagcgtactgagttattctccaccacaacctcacccccccccccccaatataatgaaatccTAATtattcgctcttcagacattatgacaaaatgcaaaataacttaacgaataAATAtttaacgaacaaatatttcggaagactTGAATGATCatgaatggatttttacaaaatccagAAActctttaaataaggaaaaaatcagtctgggggtacaattatttgatgtatagcgccttaaatatGCACGCTATACCCCTATGAATTATTGGTGTGTCAGTTAATTCAATACAAGAAATATTGGTGGGCCCAACTTTTATGTATAGCGCGGTTATtgaccgcgctataccttaacggacaagcgtgtcgttaaggtatagcgcggtgaataaccgcgctatacaTATTATGGTGCTCAGTCTTTTTTTCACATATTATGGTTGCTTGTGTCTAAAAGAATCACACTTTGATTCCGGACTCTCCGTATCCGTACCGGAACACGACTAAATTTGAATTCGAGCTAGGAAGTCCCATATTAGGGGGTAAGGCACTtcctaataataaaaatatatatttactttattaataataaaaatatatattttgaaataTACATCGTATAGTAATTTCTAATGCAACAAACTAAacattcaataataaataattgagaaaatgatcaaaatggtctTTAATGTATGGAAGTTGGACTATTTTGGCCCTTCATATATAACACTTAATAGAAATAGTCCTTAATGtatgcaaaaatattatactTTTGGTTCCTAACCCTAAGACTAACATTTTCCCTTTAGAAACTGTTAAATTTAACGCTGTTGCATATGACCCATTTGACCAGAAAACGAGAAGATGCCATTAATACCTCTAGACCACCATAAGCCCACCGCTTCCCTTGGATCTCCTTTTTTCTTCACCGTTCAACTACCATATCTCGTTACACATTTTTCATCCATAATTTCACTGACAAACTCCCCCAAAACATGGCCAAATACGTCAATTCACAGTGCTACAGCAAAATCGCATAATTAAAACAACATTAAGTTCACTCAAAATATCAAACCAATTTATCTCCGTTCCCTTCTCTGCTTTTAATCAGATTTCATCTCAATTTTCTGTATAAAATACACCATCAAATCCTTTATCCATAATTTCTTTGATGGAGTAGTAGCGGGTTGTCGTTTGGAGTTCTCCATCCATGTTCTTGATTCGAGCTCTggccaaaagaagaagaagaatcagGAACAAGGGGCAGCCATAGGGAACTTAGAAATTGACAATGAGGGGCCAATTACCACCAGTGTCAAACTGAACCGCATCGGCACTATGTTCTCATTTAACTCCATTATCGCTGCAGACACAACAAAGGCTCACTTGAATTTGTCAACGTCGAGACCTTGACCGGCGATTTTGGAACCAGTAGAAGACGTTTGCATCGCCAAATTATTTTAGGATTTTTCTAATACTCACTTTCTCATACTTAGGTGAATTTAACATCCCACTATTGAAGGTGGACTCAAGTATTTGAGTTCAACCTCGATCTCACTAAATCCTCATCCAATGACTTTTGTAGTGatgctattttttttaattttcttttagttTGAATATAGAAAGGAAGAGAAGGGTTGGGAGAGGAATTTGGCGAGAGTCATCGGAGAAATGAATGGATGTTCCTTCATGTTCTGTACCTGTAAAAAGCAGTTaatgacttttgtgaattttaaCAACTTTTTAAAGGGAAAACGTTAGTTCTAGGGTTAGGAATCAAAAGTGTTATGTTTTCGCATACATTAAGGACTATTTTTGTCAAGTGTTATTTGTGTACGAAGGATCAAGATAGTCCAACCCCATACATTAAGGACCATTTTGATACCACCAAACGATATGGTGCAGTGGATGGGACCGCTCTTCCCTTAATCAAAAGTCTCGAGTTCAAGTCCTGGGTATAGAAAAACCTTGATAGGGAGCGCTTCCCCCCGAATGGGGCCCTACACGATGCGAATTCGGATATTGTCGGGCTCTAATGAGGGTACGGACACCGGGTGGgaaaccaaaaaataaaaaagaaccaTTTTGATCATATCTTTTAATTTATGTATCGTATAATAATACATATCTTATACTCCATTGCattactaaaatatttttggaaataaAAAAGAGAGTTATTATTGAAAGATATGTTCGTCATTAATTCCATTTTAGAAAAACTGCAGAGATAGATATATATCAACTCTTCCCTCATTCAAACACGGAGAGATATCAGCCATATTCTCACGCAATATATTCTCTCCCTTTACATATAATTTTTTTACGTAAAATGAAGAAACCAACGGAGAATCTGAGGGAGGCGGAGATGAAGGCGGCGTTGCAGCTTATTCAACTCAGCGGCGATTCCGATAGCAGCCGAGACGATGTAGAAAGCAGTGTGCATGGTTCGGTGAAGAATATGGAAGAAGAGACTCGTCTCCCCACTAAGAATAAAAGGAAATTTCGATCCATCTCCTCTCTTTATCAGGTTAATTACCATACCATATAATCTCATCGTTAACAACAAAAAATTTTGCTACTTGAAATCCTGAAATATATACAATGTTGATGCATACCTGTATGCGTTGCAGCTTTTTGGAAAGCCcaacaaataatatcaaaatatttaaaatattgcATATATATGTTATTAATCATCATatgtgttcattgatgattacTAGTATTACATATCAATGAAGGGTATAAGGTTTATTTAAGAATAGTCGAAGTCAATCAAGCACGTAGATTTGGACGTGAACGATTCTTGAAAATGATCATTTACAATTACATCAAGTTAATTAGTTTATTTTGCTTTGGTCTTTTTCTGTATATAAATTCTCTCTTTAATTTGTGTTTTTGTCGCGTGGTTAGTAATTGTGGGGCCAATCTAAATAAAaagtaattcaaaaaaaaaaaagaaagataacaACAAGTTACAATGGCAACTTGTTGCAataatggctaaaacaagaatcaaGTTGCAACAAGGCTGAAACCAAAACCAAGCCTGGACGTTGGCAATTGGCTTTGCAAATTGCAATGAATCGAGCATTTTGATTGGCTGAAAGTCTGGCAAGTCCTCCTATAAATATGAGCTAAATTCTTTCATTTCTATACACAAAAAAAATGAGAGAAGGTAAGCAGAAAGCAAAGCAGTGAGAGTAATCTATAGATTGTTgtatgtgagataaatagtgagtgatagtaatatcatagtgaGTTGTTTAAAATAAAGAGTATTACTATTTCTTTTGAAGTTGTAGTAGTGTCTTGACACTACCAAATTATAATATTATAGTAGTATCATATTGCTCcactcgggtattgtattttatcCCGATAAAATATTTGGTAttattgttactctcttgtgttattgttatttactgtgGATATTATTCCTAGGCGGAATATTATTTTTTCCAACGTGGTACCAGAGCCATGGCGAATAATGGTCCGCTGTCTTTTCAGTACCCCCGTCTTACAAAAGATATTTATGAGAAATGGTGTCTACGtatgaaagtcattcttggctcCCTGGATGTGTGGGAAATCGTAGATAAAGGGTATGCAAAACTCGATAATGAGGAAGCTCTACTTCAAAATGAAAAATATGTCTTGGCAAAGAcaaggaagaaggatcaacaagccctcACGCTCATCCACCAATGTTTGGATGATGCCATATTTGAGAAGGTGGCCGATGCTACCAACTCAAAGGAAGCTTGggggattttacaaaattctcttcaaggagttgacaaggtgaggaaggtaaaacttcaaactctaagggctgattttgaagttttaaaaataaaagaatccgAATGCATTTTGAACTAACAAAAGTGAAGGTTGTCCTTGTGGTAGAAAAGATCATTCGTgctttaacacctaaatttgattttgCGGTGTGTactattgaggagtctaaagatttagactctatgacAGTGGAGCAATTGGAAGGTTCTTTACAAGCCCATGAAAAAAAGATCAAGAGGAGACAAGAAGTGCCActggagcaacttcttaaaactcaggcaTCCTTTAAGGACTATGGAGTTGAAAAAAACTATCGAGGGAATGGACGAGGACGAGGACATGGAAGTCATGAAAGAGGAAGAAGTaacggtaacaacttcaacaatgaagttaagATCCACCAAACATTCAGAGGCCGTGGTCGTGGAcaaagaggaggaagaggacgtAGCTACtatcaagaaaataatggacaaatgTATGACAAATCAGAAATTAAGTGTTATAGTTATCATAAATTTGGTcattactcttgggaatgtcgTAGCAATGTTGAAGAGAAAGCTAACCTTGTTGAAGACAAGAAAGAAAAATATGAGTCAACATTGTTGCTGGCACTCAGAGAAGAAGACAGGGATGATTGTagctcgtggtatttggacaatggagcaagAAATTatatgtgtggatgcaaagagatgtttgtggagatcaataaaaAGGTGAGAGATAGTGTGTCCTTTGAAGGTACCTCGAAGATTCAAATCGAAGGGATATGTACGATTCTGATCTCCTGTAAAAAATGGTGGCCATaagttaattcaagatgtttattatgtgataaaattaaaaagtaatattctAAGTTTGGGTCAACTTCTTGAAGAGAAATAGGAtatccacatgaaaaatatgcatctttgtcTTAGAGATTCATgtggaattctaattgctaaagtgcatgGCAAAGAATAGATTATTTTCTCCGAATCTTAAGATaattgatgcaaagtgtttgaaggataatgtgcaagatgaatcatggtgttggcacatGCGATTTGGGAACTTAAATTTTGAAGcgctcaaatcaatgggagaaaagaacatggtgcatggGATATCATCAATCAATCATCCaaatcaattgtgtgaagcttgtcttcccgaaaaacatgcaaggaggagttttccaaAGGAGGCCATGCCAAGATCAACTAAGTCGCTCCAGCTTTTCACACTGATGTGTGTGGACTAATCAATCCACCTTactttggtaaaagtaaatactttctgcttttcattgatgactttagcAGAAAGACTTGagtttatttcttgaaccaaaaatctgaagcttttgttgttttaaaaaatttcaaagtacttgtgGAAAAAGAAAGATActatgaaataaaagctttaaggtccGATAGAGGAGGCAAATTTACTTTAAAAGAATTTAATAACTTTTGTCAGTCTCATGGAATTCGTCGCCCTCTAacggtaccttattcaccccaacaaaatggagttgcagagagaaagaatcaaacgattcttaatatggctagatgtTTGTTGAAAGCTAAAAGTATGCCCAGGGAATTTTGGGGCGAAGCTATttcttgtgcagtttatttgaacaagAGGTCTCCAACAAGAAATATTAGAGATCAAACTCCTCAAGAAGCATGGATTGGAAGAAAGCCAAGTGTCAAacacttgagaatctttgggagcatagcctatTCTCATGTGCCACAGCAAAAGAGAGCAAATCTTGCcgatcgaagtgtcaagcatgtgtttgttggctatgatacaAGTTCAAAAGGCTACAAGTTATACAACCCAAGCAGCGGCAAGGTGGTGGTGAGTCGTGATGTTAAATTAGATGAAGAATTAGCATGGAATTGGGAAGCTCACGAAGAAACTTCATATGACTTTCTTCTAtactttggtgatgaagaagaaccagagaccGTGGAACCTGTGCAAGACACAACTCCACCTTCTTCTCCAACCAATGTTGCATCTCCTTCTTCTCAAGAAAGTTCAAAAGAACAACTGCAAAGGACGGGGAGCattcaagagctctatgagggcacaaaagaagttactatttttttatttatattgtctctttgctgatagtgaaccaatgaactttgatgaagtTATTTCAGATAAAGGTGGAGACAAGCCATAAAGGAGGAGGTCGAGTTAATAGAGAAGAAAAACACTTGAGAGTTAACAACTCTTCCCAAGGGTCATCAAGCAATTGGAGTGAAATGGGTATACAAGATAAAGAATAATGTTGATGGAGATGTGGAGAGATACAAGGCACGACTTAtggctaaaggctacaagcaaaggcaaggcagtgactatgaAGAATTCTATGCACCTATTGCCCACATGGAGATGATTCGTTTGCTGATTTCCATGGCGACGCAAatgaagtggaagatccatcaactagatGTCAAGTTAGCCTTCTTGAATGGAAATCTTGAATaagaagtctatgttgaacaacTATTGGGCTTTGTGGTCAAAACccatgaagataaagtgttgcggttgaagaaagctttatatggattgTTGCAAGCCCCACGGGCATGGAATAGCTACATCGACGAGTATTTTCAAGACAACgggtttactcgttgtctccatgaatatgatatttaccttaaagttcatactaatggagatatCTTGCTTGTTTGTCTTCATATTCATGATCTTATTTTCACGAATAATAAACCAAGTTTATTTgaagcttttaagaaagatatgtcccgtgagttcgagatgacggacgtagggctcatgtcatattacttgggcctagaagtgaagcaTATGGAGGATGAAATGTTTATCTCTTAAGAAAGCTATACAAAAGAGATATTGAAGATTCAACATGCTCAATTTCAATCCCGTGAACACACCGAATGAGAGTGGGACAAAAATATCCAAGTTAGATGAAGGAGAAAAAGTGGATCCCATatttttcaaaagtcttgtgGGAATTTTGAGGTGCTTGACTTGTACCAGGCAAGACATACTCTTTGTAGTTGGAGTATTAAGTTgcttcatggaagctcctacctccactcatttgaaagtcactagaagaattcttcgttacctaaaaggtacgattgactttgggctattttattcttcttctattGATTTCAACCTTATGAAATTTTGTGATAGTGATTGtgcgggagatattgatgatagaaaaagtacaactggttttgtgtgtttcttgggtgattctgttatttcttggagttcaaagaaacagTCTATTATTACTTTCTCGACTTGTGAAGGTGAATATGTAGTAGCAAAATCTTATACGTGTCATGCTATTTGGTTGGAAAGATTgttgaaggagctcaatttatcacaaattgaagctacagagatttgtattGACAACACATCCTCGCAGGCACTTACCAAGAATTCAGTGTATCATGATTGAAACAAGCATATTGATACAAGGTATGACTTCATCAGAGAATGCATTGCCAAGAAGGAAGTCGAGCTCAAGTATGTGAAATCTCATGATCAAGTTGCGGATATTTTTACCAAGCCTCTCAAATTTGAAGTTTTCAGAGATTGAGATCAAGACTTGGAATgatgaagaaaaatcaaaattaaggaCGGATTTATGAGTCCAATCTAAATAAAAAGTAATTTTAAAAGGGAAGATAACAACAAGTTGCAATGGCAACTTGTTGCAATAACGGTTGAAACAAGAATCAAGTTGCAACAAGGCTGAAACCAAAATCAAGCTTGGAATTTGACAATTTGCTTTGCAAATTGCAATGAATCAAGCATTTTGATTGGCTGAAAGTTTCGCAAGTTCTCCTATAAATAGGAGCTCAATCCTTCCATTTTTGTGCACCAAAAAAATGAGAGAAGCTAAGCAGAAACCAAAGCAGTaagagtaatccacagattgttgtatgtgagataaatagtgagtggtAGTAATATCATAGTGAGGTATTTAAAATAAAGAGTATTATTTCATTTgaagttgtagtagtctcttgacactaccaagttgtaatattatagtagtATTATATTGATCCGCTCGTGTATTATATTTTACTCCGAtaaaagatttggtgtcattgttactctcttgtattattattatttaccgtggatattattcctgggcgGGATACTATTTTTCCCAACAGTAATCTCTCTTTTGTGGTTGACTCATCTTATATAGCTCACTTTTTTCTCAATTCATATGTCTATCTGCACGCACCTTCTAGAGTTTAAAAAGCTCGGGTCTTATATTTGTAGGTATTACGACCATTTAATCAGGATGATTCAATTCTTAGTTCCAACTCATTGATCAACTCTTGTTTTTCATTCACTGCCGAAACCATGGGTTCGAAACCATTTAAGCAAAGATCCACGGTCAAAACTATTTAATTCGGTAGCCGCAAAAGTATATAAagtttgtatattttttatatataatatacaaaaatgtatattgtttacccataaaatggtaccgttaaatttatacgtgatttatagatattgatcccaaaatgataaataatttaaataagaaTGTAAGACTTAGCGTTTAAATCGAGATAAGACAGTAGAAAGCTCGGCTCTGGGAGTAGAGCTTTCGAAGGCAGTAATAACAATATTAAGAAGCAAGAAAATAAAGTGATATTGAGCTTTGAacaatatatagtataagtttgtcagaaaattcgtgtccttacaATTATTGTTGGAATCCTTATTTATAAtggcacctagggaacaaggtcctaggatcaaacccctcttaaatgataattatggGGGTTATTGGAGAATATGTAACGACGGGCTATGAATGTTATGTTCTCTATAACGGATTATGTAATTAATACTACATAATATTCTTCACTGAATGCTATCAGGTGATAAGTATTCACCTTTCTTCATGAGCAACACTCCCTTTGGGGGCTTCCTGGTGCCAACCGAGACTGCTGCCCCGGTCTTGACTTCCACGTGTCTTGCTTTCCATTTGTTTCTGGTTTCATGTGTCACTATATTATACAAGCATTCAATAtgaaccgattttaccctatacagataatccccccccccccttttcggTGGCACATCCTTGTGTCATCAGGAAGTTGGTAATGATACCTTTCTTGGCGGAAAATTTACTAACTCCCTCTGAAAAGTTTCCGACGCTTGATTAGACGtatgtctctccgcatttaatgccctgaACATGCGTCATCCCACAATTCGGCAATACTTTCGCCAGTTcttgaggtaatcatggccacgatttcagccgcctattcctttactCATACGCTTCCATCTTTTTCTTTTATACTTCATAATTTCTCAAACTCTCTCAAATTCTCATTATTCAACTTCCTTTAATCTTCTTCTTCAAGGAAAAACCCTTTCTTCTTTCTGATAACTATGGCCTCTTCTTCCAAAAAT contains:
- the LOC138902150 gene encoding uncharacterized protein, giving the protein MKKPTENLREAEMKAALQLIQLSGDSDSSRDDVESSVHGSVKNMEEETRLPTKNKRKFRSISSLYQAEYYFFQRGTRAMANNGPLSFQYPRLTKDIYEKWCLRMKVILGSLDVWEIVDKGYAKLDNEEALLQNEKYVLAKTRKKDQQALTLIHQCLDDAIFEKVADATNSKEAWGILQNSLQGVDKVRKVVLVVEKIIRALTPKFDFAVCTIEESKDLDSMTVEQLEGSLQAHEKKIKRRQEVPLEQLLKTQASFKDYGVEKNYRGNGRGRGHGSHERGRSNGNNFNNEVKIHQTFRGRGRGQRGGRGRSYYQENNGQMYDKSEIKCYSYHKFGHYSWECRSNVEEKANLVEDKKEKYESTLLLALREEDRDDCSSWYLDNGARNYMCGCKEMFVEINKKSHGIRRPLTVPYSPQQNGVAERKNQTILNMARCLLKAKSMPREFWGEAISCAVYLNKRSPTRNIRDQTPQEAWIGRKPSVKHLRIFGSIAYSHVPQQKRANLADRSVKHVFVGYDTSSKGYKLYNPSSGKVVVSRDVKLDEELAWNWEAHEETSYDFLLYFGDEEEPETVEPVQDTTPPSSPTNVASPSSQESSKEQLQRTGSIQELYEGTKEGHQAIGVKWVYKIKNNVDGDVERYKARLMAKGYKQRQGSDYEEFYAPIAHMEMIRLLISMATQMKWKIHQLDVKLAFLNGNLE